A genomic window from Alkalihalobacillus sp. AL-G includes:
- a CDS encoding M50 family metallopeptidase encodes MITMLNVLSIIKINPLLWGLGGLGIVTGHFRELIILFSVILIHELGHAITAAVLKWRLVKIELLPFGGVAEMDEYGNRPYHEELLVILAGPFQHVWMLAVAKAGLNFGIGDPHLLEMLVSINWMILLFNLLPIWPLDGGKLLFLLSTVYLPFRKAKRWTILVSATFLILFFIVSLTLYSFNLNLVVILLFLLYAHYIEWKHQSYVYLRFLLERFHLPASFTKKRVISVSPDLRVDHVLNHFYKGYEHDILVKASPPYMCKEKELLSAYFKNSAVSCAIHDLFR; translated from the coding sequence ATGATCACCATGCTGAATGTGCTTTCAATCATCAAAATCAATCCGCTTCTTTGGGGGCTAGGCGGATTAGGAATAGTGACTGGACACTTCCGTGAACTGATCATTCTATTCAGTGTCATATTAATTCATGAACTCGGACACGCAATCACGGCTGCAGTGCTAAAATGGAGACTTGTAAAAATTGAATTACTTCCGTTCGGCGGGGTTGCCGAAATGGACGAGTATGGAAATCGACCTTACCACGAAGAATTATTAGTTATTTTAGCTGGACCCTTCCAACATGTATGGATGCTTGCCGTCGCAAAAGCTGGATTAAACTTCGGAATTGGCGATCCTCATTTATTAGAAATGCTCGTCTCAATAAATTGGATGATTTTATTATTCAACCTATTGCCAATATGGCCGCTGGACGGTGGTAAATTGTTATTTCTTCTTTCAACGGTCTATTTACCATTTCGAAAGGCGAAGAGGTGGACAATTCTAGTTTCGGCTACATTTCTAATCTTGTTTTTCATCGTTTCGCTTACTCTGTACTCCTTTAACTTGAACCTTGTCGTCATCTTGCTTTTTCTTCTTTATGCGCACTACATAGAATGGAAGCATCAATCCTACGTTTATCTTCGCTTTTTGTTAGAGCGATTTCATTTACCGGCATCTTTTACAAAAAAACGTGTTATTTCGGTATCGCCTGATCTTCGAGTAGACCATGTACTGAACCATTTCTATAAAGGGTATGAGCATGATATTCTCGTTAAAGCCTCTCCACCTTACATGTGTAAAGAAAAGGAACTCCTATCTGCCTATTTTAAAAATAGTGCTGTTTCGTGTGCAATTCACGACCTTTTTCGATAG
- the rplU gene encoding 50S ribosomal protein L21: MYAIIEAGGKQYRVEEGQELYIEKVNAEAGETVTFDRVLMVGGDDVKVGSPLVDGATVTAKVEKQGRNKKIVVYKFKPKKNYRRKQGHRQPYTKVVIDKING; encoded by the coding sequence ATGTACGCAATTATTGAAGCTGGTGGAAAGCAATACCGCGTTGAAGAAGGACAAGAGCTTTACATTGAGAAAGTCAATGCTGAAGCAGGTGAAACTGTTACATTCGACCGTGTATTGATGGTAGGCGGAGACGATGTTAAAGTAGGAAGCCCACTTGTTGATGGCGCTACTGTTACGGCTAAAGTTGAAAAGCAAGGCCGCAACAAGAAAATCGTAGTCTACAAGTTCAAGCCTAAGAAAAACTATCGTCGTAAGCAAGGACACCGTCAACCTTACACAAAAGTTGTAATCGACAAAATTAACGGATAA
- a CDS encoding Rne/Rng family ribonuclease: MKQIILNIATSEKRAAILEDGRVKDILIDRPDSEARVGSIYLGKAAKVLSGIQAAFINIGTVQNGFVHAKDLFFENKDNDDPTPPISQLITEGQSIIVQVKKEASQTKGPLLTKNITLRGKNVVFLPHGNYIAVSKKLPEKKRVQLREVGSSLVNEKEGLIMRTSSEHASIEDLTLELMKLREQWNTLQSRANISKKPSLLQGGNTVLERAMQYISNGEVEIVLDDFEAYQKCKVDFPHLQNNVHLHPITENIFSYYQIDAVLDKGNEPYVWLKNGGHLVIDSTEAMTVVDVNTGKFTGRHDRETTVLETNLLAAKEASHQIRLRNISGMILIDFIRMKNQSDQDEVFQCLQDELSKDPVLARAHGYTTLGLMEVTRKKMQESLPATLTGPCSCCNGNGRTRSIESAYYSLERDLYELRNMDEEGVWVVVSKSINNFLRENGESRLDELSRFTPAQVYVTEDRDLQTNHYMIKHIGSTSDIEDRISHREN; this comes from the coding sequence TTGAAGCAAATAATATTGAACATAGCGACATCTGAAAAAAGAGCTGCAATTCTGGAGGATGGCCGTGTCAAAGATATACTTATTGACCGTCCAGATTCAGAAGCAAGAGTAGGCAGTATCTACTTAGGGAAAGCAGCGAAAGTTTTATCTGGCATACAGGCTGCCTTCATTAATATCGGGACGGTTCAAAACGGGTTTGTCCACGCTAAGGACCTGTTTTTTGAGAATAAAGACAATGATGATCCAACACCGCCTATTTCACAGCTTATTACCGAAGGACAATCCATAATCGTACAGGTAAAAAAGGAAGCCTCTCAAACAAAAGGGCCATTATTAACGAAAAACATTACCCTACGCGGTAAAAATGTTGTCTTTTTACCACACGGAAATTATATTGCGGTATCGAAAAAACTGCCTGAAAAGAAACGGGTTCAATTACGTGAGGTTGGGTCGTCTTTAGTGAACGAAAAAGAGGGCCTGATCATGCGGACATCAAGTGAGCATGCTTCAATTGAAGACCTTACTTTGGAATTGATGAAACTTCGGGAACAGTGGAACACCCTTCAGAGTCGAGCAAACATTTCGAAAAAGCCTTCTCTTTTACAAGGGGGAAATACTGTACTTGAACGAGCCATGCAGTATATTTCGAATGGCGAAGTGGAAATTGTCCTAGATGATTTTGAGGCTTATCAGAAATGTAAAGTTGACTTCCCACACCTACAGAATAATGTACACCTGCATCCAATAACAGAAAACATCTTCTCCTACTATCAAATTGACGCAGTCCTTGATAAGGGAAACGAACCTTACGTTTGGCTGAAAAATGGGGGGCATCTTGTCATTGATTCGACGGAAGCTATGACGGTTGTAGATGTTAATACAGGAAAGTTCACTGGAAGGCATGATCGAGAAACAACAGTTCTAGAAACCAATCTTCTTGCTGCAAAAGAAGCATCCCACCAAATAAGATTACGAAACATAAGCGGGATGATCCTTATCGATTTTATCCGTATGAAAAATCAATCTGACCAAGATGAAGTGTTTCAGTGTTTGCAGGATGAACTAAGCAAAGATCCTGTTTTAGCAAGAGCACACGGTTATACGACACTAGGTCTGATGGAGGTTACAAGAAAGAAGATGCAGGAGAGTCTTCCGGCTACTTTAACAGGTCCATGTTCTTGCTGTAATGGTAATGGGCGGACGAGGTCGATCGAATCAGCTTATTATTCATTGGAGCGGGACTTGTACGAACTCCGCAATATGGATGAAGAAGGAGTATGGGTAGTCGTTTCGAAGTCGATTAATAACTTCCTTAGAGAAAATGGGGAGTCAAGACTGGACGAGCTTTCAAGGTTTACCCCTGCGCAAGTGTATGTCACTGAAGACAGAGACTTACAAACCAATCACTATATGATTAAGCATATCGGTTCCACCTCTGATATCGAGGACCGAATTTCCCATAGAGAAAACTAG
- a CDS encoding BofC C-terminal domain-containing protein, protein MGLFRVKSTWLFPLLVVLLGACYVFLFHTYEGKFKANNTPQVQKSDEAYPVTGPLTVEVHLQRNFLDGERSVDVIYETIWSMEDFWSSYEDWQLVDQNLERVIFEQKVDDISPLSKVNGYFGLTEDGILTIFNGSPVQSEIIQSFYQVDVKKLESSLIQKLEQGIPVRSKQNYKAVLNQYKPYAIN, encoded by the coding sequence GTGGGACTCTTTCGTGTGAAATCGACCTGGCTGTTTCCGTTACTAGTAGTTTTACTTGGGGCTTGTTATGTATTTCTCTTTCATACTTATGAGGGAAAATTTAAAGCTAATAATACTCCCCAAGTACAAAAATCGGATGAAGCGTATCCAGTTACAGGACCTTTAACCGTTGAAGTACATTTACAACGGAATTTTCTTGATGGAGAACGGAGTGTAGATGTCATCTATGAAACCATTTGGTCTATGGAGGACTTCTGGTCGTCTTATGAAGATTGGCAATTAGTCGATCAGAATTTAGAAAGAGTGATTTTTGAACAGAAGGTCGATGACATTTCCCCATTATCAAAGGTCAACGGATATTTTGGTCTTACTGAAGATGGTATTTTGACGATTTTTAACGGAAGTCCTGTCCAATCAGAAATAATCCAATCTTTTTATCAGGTCGATGTAAAAAAGTTGGAAAGTAGTTTGATTCAAAAACTTGAACAAGGAATTCCGGTTCGTTCAAAACAAAACTATAAAGCAGTACTTAATCAATATAAACCTTACGCAATCAATTAA
- a CDS encoding M23 family metallopeptidase → MMYKLRAEEGFLMKNRADELRRRYQGMLEKHDQSATNKTQRIYADDSDKLQSGHPLFSSEGLLFRLMASVCIFLIIGIVFKNPSPNLLPIKEQVISAFQEEFKFAKVSGWYEETFGKPLAFFPSDNEKGSKADGEDNVQKYALPANTKVLQSFKDNGKGILLETGTNTEVSSIKEGFVIYVGEKDQIGKTVVVQHFDGSDTWYGKLDEINGDIKLYNYIESGTVLGKVSSEEGSESGLFYFAIKNDGSFIDPLKVLSIE, encoded by the coding sequence ATGATGTACAAACTAAGAGCAGAGGAAGGGTTTTTAATGAAAAATAGAGCGGATGAGCTAAGAAGGCGTTATCAGGGCATGCTGGAAAAACACGATCAGAGTGCGACTAACAAAACACAAAGAATATATGCGGACGATTCTGACAAGCTACAGAGCGGACATCCACTTTTTTCATCAGAAGGTCTGCTTTTTCGTTTAATGGCTTCTGTATGTATCTTTCTTATAATCGGAATTGTATTCAAAAATCCTTCTCCCAACCTACTACCGATTAAAGAACAAGTGATCAGTGCGTTTCAAGAGGAATTTAAGTTTGCCAAAGTGAGTGGATGGTACGAGGAAACGTTTGGGAAACCGCTAGCTTTTTTCCCAAGCGATAATGAAAAGGGTTCTAAGGCAGATGGAGAGGACAATGTTCAAAAATACGCCTTACCTGCAAATACGAAGGTATTACAGTCATTTAAAGATAACGGGAAAGGGATTCTTCTTGAAACGGGAACCAATACAGAAGTCTCCTCTATAAAGGAAGGTTTTGTCATTTATGTCGGTGAAAAGGACCAAATCGGAAAAACCGTTGTCGTACAACATTTTGATGGAAGTGATACTTGGTACGGAAAATTAGATGAAATTAATGGAGACATCAAATTATACAATTACATAGAAAGCGGGACGGTACTCGGAAAGGTAAGCTCTGAGGAAGGTTCGGAATCGGGATTGTTCTATTTTGCAATAAAGAACGATGGAAGTTTTATTGATCCTTTAAAGGTATTGTCCATTGAATGA
- a CDS encoding ACT domain-containing protein, with protein sequence MDRREKDQFYLVREDVLSEAMTKTLEAKTLLETGKVKTVNQAVQSVDLSRSAFYKYRDGIFPFQTMVKEKIISIAIHLDDRSGSLSELLTVIATLGCNILTIHQTIPLQGRANVTMSVEIASAREDINGIIKELDRLEYVRKVNIIGTGA encoded by the coding sequence ATGGATCGAAGAGAAAAGGATCAATTTTATCTCGTCAGGGAAGATGTTCTTTCGGAAGCAATGACAAAAACACTAGAAGCGAAAACACTGCTAGAAACAGGGAAAGTAAAAACGGTTAATCAAGCAGTTCAATCTGTTGATTTAAGTAGGAGTGCGTTTTACAAATATCGCGATGGAATTTTTCCGTTTCAAACGATGGTAAAAGAAAAGATCATTTCGATAGCAATCCACCTGGATGACCGGTCCGGCTCTCTCTCGGAGCTGTTGACTGTAATAGCTACTTTAGGATGTAATATTTTGACGATCCATCAAACGATTCCTTTACAGGGTAGGGCAAATGTAACGATGTCGGTTGAAATAGCTTCTGCACGTGAAGATATTAATGGGATTATTAAAGAACTTGATCGTTTGGAATATGTTCGAAAGGTAAATATCATTGGAACCGGAGCATAA
- the safA gene encoding SafA/ExsA family spore coat assembly protein: protein MKIHIVQKGETLWKIAKKYGIDFQKLIKANPQLKVPETIYPGAKVKVPTSGNPVKGNPHQQNKPYMPIKEKPFVKEQPMPIKKEKPIFQKPLPIKKEQPIIKEQPIVKEKPLPKEKPIQKQPVAPMTEEEFNIKIGIMQEETTKTYELPKPVPKLKPIAKALIQECVPYEPVHCPPDYGCAPDPCCEPWGGHYPMMDSCGPMMYGSGHAHPMSMHGSPYPTSPGGYQHMYGSGPMGQYGAGYPGSMMNDAYGQQMGQMYYGMENDSYPMYEDEVEGIDYDQMQQGMDQFPMMGQDQFQQGMGGFPQMGQDQFQQGMGGFPQMGQDQFQQGMGGFPQMGQDQFQQGMGGFPQMGQDQFQQGMGGFPQMGQDQFQQGMGGFPQMGQDQFQQGMGGFPQMGQGQPQQGIGGFPQMGQGQPQQGIGGFPQMGQGQFQQGMGQIPQFGQDQLQQGMGQMPQMGQGQFQQGLGQFGQTPSRDPYWDIDIEMQPRKKKKGAPKKE, encoded by the coding sequence TTGAAAATTCATATAGTCCAGAAAGGGGAAACTCTTTGGAAAATCGCTAAAAAGTACGGTATCGATTTTCAAAAATTGATAAAAGCGAATCCACAATTGAAGGTGCCTGAAACGATCTATCCAGGTGCAAAAGTTAAGGTGCCGACAAGCGGAAACCCTGTAAAAGGAAACCCTCATCAACAAAATAAGCCGTATATGCCAATAAAAGAAAAGCCTTTCGTTAAAGAACAGCCAATGCCAATCAAAAAAGAAAAGCCGATCTTTCAAAAGCCACTGCCGATTAAGAAGGAACAGCCGATCATTAAAGAACAACCAATCGTCAAAGAAAAACCGTTACCAAAAGAAAAACCGATTCAAAAGCAACCAGTGGCACCGATGACGGAGGAAGAATTTAATATTAAAATTGGAATCATGCAAGAGGAAACAACAAAAACATATGAACTACCTAAACCGGTTCCAAAACTTAAACCAATAGCAAAAGCACTTATTCAAGAGTGTGTACCGTATGAACCGGTACATTGCCCTCCTGACTATGGGTGCGCACCAGACCCTTGCTGTGAACCTTGGGGTGGTCATTATCCAATGATGGACTCTTGTGGACCTATGATGTATGGGTCGGGTCATGCTCATCCAATGTCGATGCATGGGTCTCCTTATCCAACGAGTCCTGGTGGTTACCAACACATGTACGGTAGTGGACCAATGGGGCAGTATGGAGCGGGTTATCCAGGCTCAATGATGAATGATGCTTATGGTCAACAAATGGGGCAGATGTATTATGGAATGGAGAACGATTCCTATCCAATGTATGAGGACGAAGTCGAGGGAATAGATTACGATCAAATGCAACAAGGCATGGATCAATTTCCGATGATGGGTCAAGACCAGTTCCAGCAAGGCATGGGAGGATTCCCACAGATGGGTCAAGATCAGTTCCAGCAAGGCATGGGAGGATTCCCACAGATGGGTCAAGACCAGTTTCAGCAAGGCATGGGAGGATTCCCACAGATGGGTCAAGACCAGTTCCAGCAAGGCATGGGAGGATTCCCACAGATGGGTCAAGATCAGTTCCAGCAAGGCATGGGAGGATTCCCACAGATGGGTCAAGATCAGTTCCAGCAAGGCATGGGAGGATTCCCTCAGATGGGTCAAGACCAATTCCAGCAAGGCATGGGAGGATTCCCTCAAATGGGTCAGGGCCAACCGCAACAAGGCATAGGTGGATTCCCTCAAATGGGTCAGGGCCAACCGCAACAAGGCATAGGTGGATTCCCTCAAATGGGTCAGGGCCAATTCCAGCAAGGAATGGGGCAAATTCCACAGTTTGGTCAAGACCAACTGCAACAAGGCATGGGCCAAATGCCGCAGATGGGTCAAGGGCAATTTCAACAAGGCTTAGGACAATTCGGTCAAACTCCTAGCAGGGATCCATACTGGGATATCGATATTGAAATGCAGCCTCGCAAAAAGAAAAAGGGAGCACCGAAAAAAGAATAA
- a CDS encoding transcription repressor NadR — protein MKEKILGDERRELLLRWLKESNQPLTGSQLAKKTNVSRQVIVQDISLLKARNEPIMATAQGYLYFQPNKNEQRFIRVIACQHSGSETEDELNTIVDFGVTVNDVTIEHPVYGDLTGSLMIKNRHDVEQFINNVQETKASYLLELTEGVHLHTIEADSKSQLEQTCEALQKKGYLLTSR, from the coding sequence ATGAAAGAGAAAATTCTTGGGGATGAAAGAAGGGAACTCTTGCTTCGGTGGTTAAAAGAAAGCAATCAACCTCTTACAGGCAGTCAATTGGCTAAGAAAACAAACGTCAGTCGCCAAGTGATCGTACAGGATATCTCGCTGTTAAAGGCACGAAATGAACCCATTATGGCAACAGCTCAAGGTTATCTTTATTTTCAACCAAATAAAAATGAACAGCGCTTTATACGGGTAATTGCATGTCAGCATTCTGGAAGTGAAACGGAGGATGAGCTCAATACGATTGTTGATTTTGGAGTGACCGTAAACGACGTAACGATTGAACATCCCGTATACGGTGATTTAACAGGGTCACTTATGATTAAAAACAGGCACGATGTAGAACAATTTATAAACAATGTACAGGAAACGAAGGCATCCTATTTATTGGAGCTTACGGAGGGTGTTCATTTACATACGATCGAAGCAGATTCAAAATCGCAGTTGGAACAGACATGTGAAGCACTTCAAAAAAAAGGATACTTATTGACGTCACGTTGA
- the rpmA gene encoding 50S ribosomal protein L27 translates to MLKLNLQYFASKKGVGSTKNGRDSISKRLGAKRADGQTVSGGSILFRQRGTKIYPGKNVGRGGDDTLFAKVDGVVRFERLGRNRKQVSVYPIAKEA, encoded by the coding sequence ATGCTTAAGCTTAACCTACAGTACTTTGCATCCAAAAAGGGTGTTGGTAGTACAAAAAACGGCCGTGACTCCATTTCCAAGCGTCTTGGAGCCAAACGAGCTGATGGTCAAACAGTTTCCGGTGGTTCGATTCTTTTCCGTCAACGCGGAACAAAAATCTACCCTGGTAAAAACGTTGGCCGTGGTGGAGATGACACACTTTTTGCAAAGGTTGACGGCGTTGTTCGTTTTGAACGTCTTGGTCGTAACCGTAAGCAAGTAAGTGTTTATCCAATTGCGAAAGAAGCGTAA
- the obgE gene encoding GTPase ObgE has protein sequence MFVDQVKVFVKSGDGGNGMVAFRKEKYVPDGGPAGGDGGKGGDVIFEVEEGLRTLMDFRYNRHYKAKRGEHGMSKKMHGRNSEDLIVKVPPGTVITNTASGELIADLVEHRQRAIIAKGGRGGRGNTRFATPANPAPEIAENGEPGDEIEVTLELKLLADVGLVGFPSVGKSTLLSVVSAARPKIAEYHFTTLSPNLGVVETEDNRSFVMADLPGLIEGAHEGVGLGHQFLRHIERTRVIVHVIDMSGVEGRNPYDDYLKINEELQHYNLRLTERPQLIVANKMDIPEAEEQLKLFKEQLEEDHMIFPISAITKEGVRDLLFSIADQLETTPEFPLTEPEEDEDERVLYKHQVEEQPFIITREDDGTFVVSGGKIERLFKMTDFSRDESVRRFSRQMRTMGIDNALREKGAEDGDSVRILEYEFEFIE, from the coding sequence ATGTTCGTAGATCAGGTAAAAGTATTTGTAAAATCAGGGGATGGCGGCAACGGAATGGTTGCGTTTAGAAAAGAGAAGTACGTCCCTGACGGAGGACCAGCAGGTGGTGACGGTGGAAAAGGCGGAGACGTCATTTTTGAAGTTGAAGAAGGGTTACGAACGTTAATGGACTTTCGGTACAACCGCCACTATAAAGCTAAACGCGGTGAACATGGCATGTCTAAAAAGATGCATGGTCGGAATTCAGAGGACCTAATTGTTAAAGTCCCTCCTGGAACTGTAATAACAAACACAGCTTCAGGTGAACTGATCGCCGATCTGGTTGAGCATCGTCAGCGTGCCATCATCGCGAAAGGGGGTCGGGGAGGTCGGGGAAATACCCGATTTGCTACACCGGCTAATCCTGCCCCGGAAATTGCGGAGAACGGTGAGCCAGGAGATGAAATTGAAGTTACATTAGAATTGAAGCTACTTGCGGATGTTGGACTTGTTGGGTTTCCGAGTGTTGGAAAGTCCACGCTTCTCTCTGTTGTCTCAGCAGCGAGACCTAAAATTGCAGAATATCATTTTACAACATTAAGCCCAAACCTTGGTGTCGTTGAGACGGAAGATAACCGGAGTTTTGTCATGGCAGACCTGCCAGGACTGATTGAAGGAGCTCATGAAGGTGTTGGTCTTGGACATCAATTTTTACGCCATATTGAGCGCACGAGGGTTATTGTCCATGTGATTGATATGTCTGGGGTGGAAGGTCGAAATCCGTATGATGATTATTTGAAGATCAACGAGGAGCTCCAGCACTATAACTTGCGTCTAACAGAACGTCCGCAGCTCATCGTTGCAAATAAAATGGACATTCCAGAGGCAGAGGAACAGCTTAAGCTTTTTAAAGAACAGCTTGAGGAAGACCATATGATCTTCCCTATTTCGGCAATAACGAAGGAAGGTGTACGTGATTTACTGTTTTCCATTGCAGATCAATTAGAAACAACACCTGAGTTCCCATTGACCGAACCTGAGGAGGATGAAGATGAACGAGTCTTGTACAAGCATCAGGTTGAAGAACAGCCTTTTATTATCACGCGTGAAGATGATGGAACATTTGTAGTATCAGGTGGGAAAATTGAGCGCCTCTTTAAAATGACAGATTTTTCACGGGATGAATCTGTTCGTCGTTTTTCCCGACAGATGCGTACGATGGGAATCGACAATGCCCTTCGTGAAAAAGGTGCAGAAGATGGGGACTCAGTCCGTATACTTGAATACGAATTTGAATTTATTGAATAG
- a CDS encoding YhcN/YlaJ family sporulation lipoprotein produces the protein MKKLMVVASALFLTGALTACNADDNEALDTRDANDTRPIGYYSNENMNNGDRGEGPLTQIADRDDGGNNLVGRNGGNDGNGAQINYADGYEGDLAQRISRKVNKMDNVEDARVIINNDAVIVGIDTSDQNDRNVKEQVRKEVQEITNKNVRVTTDEEMFTRIRNVDDDLRNGNGFDEVRSDFTGIMNDLGDAAQRPFENNR, from the coding sequence ATGAAAAAATTAATGGTTGTTGCATCAGCCCTTTTCTTAACAGGTGCACTTACAGCATGTAACGCGGATGATAATGAGGCATTGGATACACGTGATGCTAATGATACTCGTCCGATCGGGTATTACTCCAACGAAAACATGAACAATGGGGATCGTGGAGAAGGACCTTTAACTCAGATCGCTGATCGTGACGACGGTGGTAACAATTTAGTGGGTCGAAACGGTGGAAACGATGGAAACGGGGCACAAATTAATTATGCAGATGGCTACGAAGGGGATCTTGCACAACGGATATCCAGGAAAGTTAACAAAATGGATAATGTTGAAGATGCCCGTGTCATAATTAATAACGATGCGGTGATTGTCGGGATAGACACAAGTGACCAGAATGACCGTAATGTGAAAGAACAGGTTCGAAAAGAAGTTCAAGAAATAACGAACAAGAACGTACGAGTAACAACTGACGAAGAAATGTTTACCCGTATCCGTAACGTTGACGATGACCTTAGAAATGGAAACGGTTTTGATGAAGTCCGCTCAGATTTTACTGGGATAATGAATGACCTAGGTGATGCAGCACAACGTCCTTTCGAAAACAACCGTTAA
- a CDS encoding ribosomal-processing cysteine protease Prp: MITVSIERKQRKITSFTITGHAESGPYGHDLVCAAVSAVSFGTVNAIEALCNIEPDVELRNNGGYLKVIAPSEVEENTNKSIQLLLEGMVVSLQTIERDYHEYIQMIEV; this comes from the coding sequence ATGATTACTGTTAGCATTGAACGAAAGCAACGGAAAATTACGTCGTTTACCATTACCGGTCATGCTGAATCAGGTCCTTATGGTCATGATTTAGTATGTGCTGCAGTCTCTGCTGTATCTTTTGGAACGGTTAATGCGATTGAAGCTCTATGTAACATCGAACCTGATGTTGAGCTGCGAAATAACGGCGGTTATCTAAAAGTCATAGCTCCCTCTGAAGTGGAAGAGAATACGAATAAGAGCATTCAACTTTTGCTAGAGGGTATGGTTGTATCGTTACAAACAATCGAACGTGATTATCATGAATACATTCAAATGATTGAGGTTTAA
- a CDS encoding YebC/PmpR family DNA-binding transcriptional regulator, giving the protein MAGHSKWKNIQRRKNAQDAKRGKVFMRLAKELFIAAKEGGGDPEMNPSLRLVIDKAKAANMPNENIDRAIKKATGTLEGVSYEEILYEGYGPGGVAVMVEVVTDNKNRSAAEIRHAFSKHGGNLGESGCVSFMFDRKGLLVIEKDMVKMDEDELMLEIIDAGAEELEPHEETFEIYTELDQFSNVKEILLDKGFSFSNAEITRIAQTMTQLKKEEALRMLALIDLLEENDDVQEVYHNLEIDEKVYEEYLS; this is encoded by the coding sequence ATGGCTGGGCATTCTAAATGGAAAAATATACAACGTAGGAAAAATGCACAAGATGCAAAAAGAGGTAAGGTTTTTATGAGACTTGCCAAAGAATTATTTATAGCTGCGAAAGAGGGTGGAGGGGATCCTGAAATGAACCCTTCATTACGGCTGGTGATCGACAAAGCGAAAGCAGCGAACATGCCAAATGAAAACATTGATCGTGCAATAAAAAAAGCAACGGGGACGTTGGAAGGGGTTAGTTACGAGGAAATTCTTTATGAAGGCTATGGTCCTGGTGGAGTTGCAGTGATGGTTGAGGTCGTTACAGATAATAAGAATCGATCGGCGGCTGAGATTCGTCATGCCTTTTCAAAGCATGGAGGAAATCTTGGGGAATCGGGCTGTGTATCGTTTATGTTCGACCGCAAAGGGTTACTTGTAATTGAAAAGGATATGGTCAAAATGGATGAGGATGAACTGATGCTCGAGATCATCGATGCTGGTGCCGAAGAATTGGAACCACATGAAGAAACTTTTGAAATTTACACAGAACTAGATCAATTTTCTAATGTAAAAGAAATCCTTCTTGATAAGGGATTCTCGTTCTCAAATGCAGAAATTACGAGAATAGCCCAAACAATGACCCAGCTCAAAAAAGAAGAAGCACTGCGAATGTTAGCGCTGATTGACTTACTTGAAGAAAATGATGATGTGCAAGAAGTTTATCATAACCTGGAGATAGACGAGAAAGTATATGAAGAATACCTCTCATAA
- a CDS encoding Spo0B C-terminal domain-containing protein, giving the protein MKYKWDTIDLLRHARHDWLNQLQLIKGNLSLDRTDRAKEIVDEVVHQAKNEAKISNMKMPLMAELLMTYNWQQNIYRVDFEVIGEEKVLTSYDEPLYEWTSHFLTQVKERILLEGESHLLVTIQISDEDVRISFDFEGKLDNIDSIDSFNRSLIPVHNSISIAESYYKENELLYILRLE; this is encoded by the coding sequence ATGAAGTATAAATGGGATACAATTGATCTCCTTCGACATGCTCGACATGATTGGTTGAACCAACTCCAACTGATCAAAGGGAATTTATCCTTAGATCGAACCGATCGTGCAAAGGAAATTGTTGACGAAGTTGTACATCAAGCTAAAAACGAAGCAAAAATATCCAACATGAAAATGCCGTTGATGGCGGAATTGTTAATGACATATAATTGGCAGCAAAATATATATCGAGTGGATTTTGAAGTGATCGGAGAAGAGAAAGTTTTAACGTCCTATGACGAACCATTATATGAGTGGACATCTCATTTTTTAACGCAGGTTAAAGAAAGGATACTGCTGGAGGGAGAATCGCATTTACTTGTAACCATTCAGATTTCTGATGAGGATGTTCGGATCAGTTTTGATTTTGAAGGAAAACTGGATAATATCGATTCAATCGATTCCTTCAACAGATCACTCATCCCCGTACATAATTCCATTTCAATCGCAGAAAGCTACTACAAGGAAAATGAACTTTTATATATCCTTCGGTTAGAATAA